CGACGCCTACGATGTCGATGCCACCAAGAAAACGCTCAAGGCGGCGCTGGAATACGACGGGCCTTCGATTGTAATCACCAATCGTCCCTGCGCATTGATGCCCCACAAGATAAAGGAAACCGCCTACACTGTCCTTCTGGACGAGTGTATCGGATGCAAACTCTGTTTCAAGATCGGCTGTCCGGCGATTGCCGCCGCCGATGAGAAAACTGAGAAAGGCCGGCCCAAGGCAATTATCGATCCGGAACTCTGCACCGGTTGCACGATCTGCGCCCAGATCTGCCCGGTCGACTGTATCGTACGGGTGGACAGCCCGGCAGTGGAAGGAGCCAGAGTATGAAAAACCTGAATATCCTGATAGTCGGTGTCGGTGGCCAGGGAGTTTTGCTGGCTTCCGAAATCCTGTCCGAAGTCGCCATGCAGGCCGGGCTGGATGTTAAAAAGAGCGAGGTCCACGGTATGTCGCAACGCGGCGGAGTGGTGACATCGCATGTCCGTATCGGCGAAAAAGTATATTCACCGCTGATCGACAAAGGTGATGTCGACTGCCTGATGGCGTTCGAGACTTCAGAGGGACTGCGTGCCGCAGACTGGCTCAAAAAAGACGGCACTATCATAAGCTCGATGACCCGCATGGTTCCTCCGATTACGACAACCGGTGATTTCGATTATCCTAAAAATCCGGCTGACCAGATTCGCCGGAAAATCGACGATGCCAAGATCTTTGATGCTGACAAGCTGGCCCAGAAACTCGGCAATGTCCGCCTGGTCAACACGATCCTCTTGGGAGTGCTGTCGACCTCGATGGAAATAGCGGAGGACACCTGGCTGGAAACTATCAAACGGCGTGTGCCAAAGAAATTTATCGATCTGAATGTCGAAGCCTTCAAGGCAGGACGCGAACAGAAATTCAATGTCACTTCGGAGAGTTGATATGCAGGAAGTTGTAGTGGTAATAAATCCCGGTTCTACCTCGACCAAAGTCGCTGTGTACACTCGTGAGGGCGCACTGGCGGAAGAGAATGTAAAACACCCGGCTGACGAGCTTCAAAAGTTCGACATGGTTACCGAGCAATATGAAATCCGTCTGACTGCTATTCGTGAGTTCCTGGAAAGCACGCTGAAGGATGATTACAAGGTCGTCGCGATTGCCGGACGGGGTGCGCCTTTGAAACCGCTTGTGGGCGGAACCTACAAAGTCAACGATGCTCTATTAGAGGATGT
This genomic stretch from Candidatus Zixiibacteriota bacterium harbors:
- a CDS encoding indolepyruvate oxidoreductase subunit beta; the protein is MKNLNILIVGVGGQGVLLASEILSEVAMQAGLDVKKSEVHGMSQRGGVVTSHVRIGEKVYSPLIDKGDVDCLMAFETSEGLRAADWLKKDGTIISSMTRMVPPITTTGDFDYPKNPADQIRRKIDDAKIFDADKLAQKLGNVRLVNTILLGVLSTSMEIAEDTWLETIKRRVPKKFIDLNVEAFKAGREQKFNVTSES